A window of the Synchiropus splendidus isolate RoL2022-P1 chromosome 6, RoL_Sspl_1.0, whole genome shotgun sequence genome harbors these coding sequences:
- the sla2a gene encoding src-like-adapter 2 has protein sequence MGTCPTRSRANRTVLENTSEPVAAAPQGALTVSLFNYPSFGHTELTMCIAERLDIVSNDGDFMMVKSSTTGRESYIPTNYTARVVHGWLFSGISRYKAVELLMQSNNQKGAFLIRESETSSDSFSLSVLWKTNGTRADCVKHYRISRLQNSWVYISPGLTFPSLQHLVEHYSESADGLCCPLRRPCFIRGLSSPRESRPAPVAIRRPTINWKDISRSAIFRRKRTGSDNSLVSEGLREAISSYIQLTEGTDHGWDT, from the exons ATGGGCACCTGCCCCACCAGAAGTAGAGCCAACCGGACAGTCTTAGAAAACACATCTGAACCGGTCGCAGCAG CCCCCCAGGGAGCTCTGACAGTCTCCCTCTTCAACTATCCGTCCTTCGGCCACACAGAACTGACCATGTGCATcgcagagagactcgacatcgTATCCAA CGACGGTGATTTCATGATGGTGAAGTCATCAACCACAGGCCGAGAGAGCTACATTCCTACCAACTACACAGCCAGAGTCGTGCACGG GTGGTTGTTCTCGGGGATCAGCAGGTATAAAGCCGTGGAGCTTCTCATGCAGTCCAACAACCAGAAGGGGGCTTTTCTCATCCGAGAGTCGGAGACCAGCAGCG attctttttctctctctgtcctgtGGAAGACCAACGGCACACGGGCCGACTGTGTGAAGCACTACCGCATCTCTCGCCTTCAGAATAGCTGGGTCTACatctcacctggactcacatTCCCCTCCCTGCAGCACCTGGTGGAACACTACTCAG AGTCGGCAGATGGACTGTGTTGTCCGCTGAGGAGGCCGTGCTTCATCAGAGGTTTGAGCAGCCCCAGGGAGAGCAGACCTGCTCCTGTAGCTATCAGGAGGCCCACCATCAACTGGAAGGACATTAGCAG GTCGGCGATCTTCAGAAGAAAGAGAACCGGTTCCGACAACTCCCTGGTCAGCGAGGGCCTGAGGGAGGCCATCAGCTCCTACATCCAGCTGACAGAAGGAACCGACCACGGCTGGGACACTTGA
- the trpc4apa gene encoding transient receptor potential cation channel, subfamily C, member 4 associated protein a encodes MATLVGSESPSSGGKPSHRKSNIVAKLTASKITGRSFVRGTQLPGGLLQERDKRAKWNGIPTLLQKLYESSHPNSDLSQAHSLLTMLSSDLSMEAMSFVTEDRKAAQESTFPNTYIFDLFGGVDLLVEILMRPTLTMQKKKPKMNDDLVKDCLSVLYNCCICTEGVTRSLAARDDFVLFLFSLMTNKKTFLQTATLIEDILGVKKEMIHLEGIPNLSGLVQSFDQQQLANFCRILSVTISEPDVGNDDKHTLLAKNAQQKRNASPSRAEVNQVTLLNIPGFIERLCKLATRKVSEATGANFLQELEDWYTWLDNALVLDALMQMATEEAEQSSTESSDESSLATSPLRHRLPQSMKIVHEIMYKVEVLYVLGVLLMGRQRNQVHKMLAEFRLIPGLNNLFDKLIWRKYTASNHVVHGQNENCDCSPETSFKIQFLRLLQSFSDHHENKYLLLNSQELNELSAISMKANIPEVEALVNTDRSLVCDGKKGLLTRLISVMKREPLDSSFRFWQARAVESFLRGATSYADQMFLLKRGLLEHILYCIIDSGCTSRDVLQSYFDLLGELMKFNIDAFKRFNKYVNTPEKFQAFLTQINSSLVDSNMLVRCIVLSLDRFESQTEDVKVVEVLSECCLLSYMARVENRLAFLFRLINIINVQTLTQENVSCLNTSLVILMLARRKSKLPFYLNALREKEYAVKFPGSLLNNFHNLLRFWQRHYLNKDKDSTCLENSSCIPFSYWKETVSVLLGSDRAALCAIASYIDEPYMDLDKDLLDD; translated from the exons atggCGACACTTGTGGGGTCCGAGTCCCCCAGTTCTGGAGGAAAACCAAGTCATCGTAAAAGTAATATCGTCGCGAAGCTCACGGCCAGCAAAATCACCGGGCGCAGTTTCGTCCGAGGGACGCAG CTGCCAGGAGGCCTGCTCCAGGAGAGGGATAAACGGGCAAAGTGGAATGGCATTCCCACATTGCTACAGAAGCTCTACGAGAGCAGCCATCCCAACAGTGACCTCTCTCAAGCCCACAGCCTTCTCACG ATGTTGTCCTCCGACCTGTCAATGGAGGCCATGTCGTTTGTCACGGAGGATAGAAAAGCGGCTCAGGAATCCACCTTCCCCAACACATACATCTTTGACTTGTTTGGAGGAGTCGAT CTGCTGGTGGAAATCCTGATGAGGCCCACTCTTACGATGCAGAAGAAAAAGCCGAAAA tgaATGATGACCTGGTCAAGGACTGCCTTAGTGTTCTGTACAACTGTTGTATATGT ACGGAGGGCGTCACAAGAAGCCTGGCAGCGCGGGATGACTTTGtcttgtttctcttctctttgaTGACCAACAAGAAGACGTTTCTTCAGACAGCAACTCTGATCGAAGATATTCTTGGTGTCAAAAAG GAGATGATCCACTTAGAAGGGATCCCAAATTTGTCTGGCCTGGTCCAGAGTTTTGATCAGCAGCAGCTCGCCAACTTCTGCCGCATCCTGTCAGTCACCATTTCAGAGCCCGATGTGGGAAACGATGACAAGCACACCCTGCTCGCCAAGAACGCCCAGCAGAAGCGAAACGCCAGTCCGTCGAGAGCCGAGGTGAATCAAG TGACGCTGCTGAACATCCCCGGTTTTATTGAGCGCCTGTGCAAGTTGGCCACGAGGAAAGTCTCTGAGGCCACCGGCGCCAActtcctgcaggagctggaggactggTACACTTGGCTGGACAATGCTCTGGTGCTTGATGCCCTCATGCAGATGGCCACTGAGGAGGCGGAGCAAAGCAGCACAG AATCTTCAGACGAGAGTTCACTGGCCACCAGTCCGCTCAGGCATCGCCTTCCCCAGTCCATGAAGATCGTCCATGAAATCATGTATAAAGTAGAAGTGCTTTACGTGCTCGGCGTCCTCCTGATGGGGCGACAGCGGAACCAG GTTCACAAGATGCTGGCAGAATTCCGACTCATCCCGGGGCTGAATAACTTGTTTGATAAGCTGATCTGGAGGAAGTACACGGCGTCCAACCACGTGGTGCACGGCCAGAACGAGAACTGCGATTGTAGCCCG GAAACCTCTTTCAAAATACAGTTTTTGCGGCTTCTCCAAAGTTTCAGCGACCACCACGA AAACAAGTACCTCCTGCTGAACAGCCAGGAGCTGAACGAGCTGAGCGCCATCTCCATGAAGGCCAACATCCCTGAGGTGGAGGCGCTGGTCAACACAGACCGAAGCCTGGTGTGTGACGGGAAGAAGGGCCTCCTCACGCGCCTCATCAGTGTGATGAAGCGGGAGCCTCTGGACTCCTCTTTCAG GTTCTGGCAGGCGAGAGCTGTGGAGAGTTTCCTCCGTGGAGCCACCTCGTATGCAGACCAGATGTTCCTCTTGAAACGAGGGCTGCTGGAG CACATTCTGTACTGCATCATCGACAGCGGCTGCACGTCCAGAGACGTTCTGCAGAGCTACTTCGACCTGCTGGGCGAGCTCATGAAGTTCAACATCGACGCCTTCAAAAGATTCAACAAATACGTCAACACGCCGGAGAAG TTCCAGGCCTTCCTGACCCAGATCAACAgctctctggtggactccaacATGCTGGTGCGCTGCATCGTCCTCTCGCTGGACCGGTTCGAGAGTCAGACGGAGGATGTCAAAG TGGTGGAGGTGCTGTCCGAGTGCTGCCTGCTCTCCTACATGGCTCGAGTGGAGAACCGGCTGGCCTTCCTCTTCCggctcatcaacatcatcaacgTGCAGACCCTCACACAG GAGAACGTGAGCTGCTTGAACACCAGCCTGGTGATCTTGATGTTGGCCCGCCGCAAGTCCAAGCTGCCCTTCTACCTCAACGCCCTGCGGGAGAAGGAGTACGCCGTCAAGTTCCCGGGCTCCCTGCTCAACAACTTCCACAACCTGCTGCGCTTCTGGCAGCGCCACTACCTCAACAAGGACAAGGACAGCACCTGTCTGGAGAAC aGCTCCTGCATACCTTTTAGCTACTGGAAGGAGACGGTTTCTGTGCTGCTGGGCTCCGACAGAGCTGCTCTGTGTGCCATTGCCAGCTACATCGACGAGCCCTACATGGatctggacaaagacctgctgGACGATTGA